Proteins co-encoded in one Kribbella solani genomic window:
- a CDS encoding SAM-dependent methyltransferase produces the protein MAPSDDPDYNPGFDTSQPTIARVYDALLGGKDNFAADREGAALYLKYVPDAGRCAIDNRAALVRGVQYLVRTAGIDQFLDIGSGLPTQKNTHQAAQEINPEAKAAYVDNDPIVLAHGRALLATNNSTIVVTADLREPQSILDNEEIRAHLDFTRPIALMVVGLHMHFHDDEKPDEWVRTIMDALAPGSYLFITDFVDTGEPLQKSIERAGLESLGNGWIRTPERITQHFLGMPLVEPGLDFLARWYPEDPDADVPAAEDLAAYQRILMAGLAKKV, from the coding sequence ATGGCCCCATCAGACGATCCGGACTACAACCCGGGTTTCGACACCTCCCAGCCGACCATCGCCCGCGTTTACGACGCCTTGCTCGGTGGTAAGGACAACTTCGCGGCCGACCGCGAGGGCGCCGCGCTGTACCTGAAGTACGTGCCCGACGCCGGGCGCTGCGCGATCGACAACCGCGCGGCCCTGGTCAGAGGGGTTCAGTACCTCGTGCGGACGGCCGGGATCGACCAGTTCCTCGACATCGGCAGTGGCCTGCCGACGCAGAAGAACACCCATCAGGCGGCGCAGGAGATCAACCCTGAGGCCAAGGCCGCCTACGTCGACAACGACCCGATCGTGCTCGCGCACGGCCGCGCGCTGCTGGCGACCAACAACAGCACGATCGTTGTCACCGCCGACCTGCGCGAGCCGCAGTCGATCCTCGACAACGAGGAGATCAGGGCGCACCTGGACTTCACCCGTCCGATCGCGCTGATGGTCGTCGGCCTGCACATGCACTTCCACGACGACGAGAAGCCCGACGAGTGGGTCCGTACCATCATGGACGCGCTCGCCCCGGGCAGCTACCTGTTCATCACCGACTTCGTCGACACCGGCGAGCCGCTCCAGAAGTCGATCGAACGGGCCGGCCTCGAGAGCCTCGGCAACGGCTGGATCCGGACCCCGGAGCGCATCACGCAGCACTTCCTCGGCATGCCGCTGGTCGAGCCCGGCCTGGACTTCCTGGCTCGCTGGTACCCGGAGGACCCGGACGCCGACGTCCCGGCCGCGGAGGACCTCGCGGCGTACCAGCGGATCCTGATGGCAGGTCTCGCGAAGAAGGTCTGA